Proteins encoded by one window of Carassius auratus strain Wakin chromosome 8, ASM336829v1, whole genome shotgun sequence:
- the LOC113107408 gene encoding uncharacterized protein LOC113107408 isoform X3, whose amino-acid sequence MLPFAIVEFINSGGLAVIPTKWFIGPEEDECYWPPARMNMAKAVIEQQDPHTDWATYKLTVKRKVATYEIARTKLVEYEQNTDVPTESDSTENMGRGKRKKRRVILYSDDEDDVNWSGSQIRPTPPSTLRSVLTPAPPPSTLSSSPSSARPTLPPPLGNLRWPDVSTHHHVTMSPETSQRQIRGNMFVRILTLIEEMKETQKIQGRMLQTLLQQRGNIGTTFSSTPEGFPLKTVRDVEIMEEKLANPNFMSELVAAVTDIGGGTVDEATKRMMTFLLDHGLSRQYNFVGRNGKREFKALKLYEVIYGGLKKNAMTSQITRKDAEKAVSKWLIGARDRGGNRQARQSTPQQGLQASGSFEVERN is encoded by the exons aTGTTACCTTTCGCGatagttgaatttataaataGTGGAGGATTGGCAGTTATACCGACCAAGTGGTTTATCGGGCCTGAGGAGGATGAATGCTACTGGCCACCAGCAAGGATGAACATGGCAAAGGCGGTCATAGAGCAACAGGACCCTCACACTGACTGGGCGACATACAAGTTGACTGTCAAGAGAAAAGTCG CAACGTATGAAATTGCCCGCACAAAATTAGTCGAGTATGAACAGAACACAGATGTACCAACCGAATCTGATTCTACAGAGAATATGGGAAGGGGGAAGCGCAAAAAGAG ACGAGTGATTTTGTACAGTGACGATGAGGATGATGTCAATTGGTCCGGCAGCCAAATCAGGCCTACACCTCCATCCACCCTCAG GTCTGTGCTGACACCTGCACCGCCTCCATCCACCCTCAGTTCTTCACCATCATCTGCTAGGCCGACACTTCCACCACCTCTGGGTAACCTGAGATGGCCTGATGTTTCAACCCATCACCACGTCACCATGTCACCAGAAACCTCTCAAAGACAAATCAGGGGCAACATGTTTGTTCGCATCTTAACACTGATTGAGGAGATGAAAGAGACACAAAAAATCCAGGGGAGGATGTTACAAACGCTTCTACAACAGCGTGGCAACATCGGCACCACCTTCTCTTCTACCCCCGAGGGTTTCCCCCTAAAGACAGTTAGGGATGTGGAAATCATGGAAGAAAAACTGGCAAACCCAAACTTCATGTCCGAACTG GTTGCAGCTGTGACTGACATAGGAGGGGGGACTGTTGACGAGGCCACAAAAAGGATGATGACTTTTCTCCTAGACCATGGCCTATCCAGGCAGTATAACTTTGTGGGCCGAAATGGGAAGAGAGAGTTCAAGGCCTTAAAACTGTATGAAGTAATATATG GAGGCTTAAAGAAAAACGCCATGACCAGCCAAATCACCCGTAAAGATGCCGAGAAGGCGGTCTCCAAGTGGCTCATTGGTGCTAGGGACCGGGGGGGTAATAGACAGGCCCGACAGTCAACCCCTCAACAAGGACTTCAGGCTTCAGGCTCGTTTGAGGTGGAAAGAAACTAA
- the LOC113107408 gene encoding formin-like protein 2 isoform X1: protein MLPFAIVEFINSGGLAVIPTKWFIGPEEDECYWPPARMNMAKAVIEQQDPHTDWATYKLTVKRKVATYEIARTKLVEYEQNTDVPTESDSTENMGRGKRKKRRVILYSDDEDDVNWSGSQIRPTPPSTLRSVLTPPPPPSTLRSVLTPPPPPSTLRSVLTPPPPPSTLRSVLTPPPPPSTLRSVLTPPPPPSTLRSVLTPAPPPSTLSSSPSSARPTLPPPLGNLRWPDVSTHHHVTMSPETSQRQIRGNMFVRILTLIEEMKETQKIQGRMLQTLLQQRGNIGTTFSSTPEGFPLKTVRDVEIMEEKLANPNFMSELVAAVTDIGGGTVDEATKRMMTFLLDHGLSRQYNFVGRNGKREFKALKLYEVIYGGLKKNAMTSQITRKDAEKAVSKWLIGARDRGGNRQARQSTPQQGLQASGSFEVERN, encoded by the exons aTGTTACCTTTCGCGatagttgaatttataaataGTGGAGGATTGGCAGTTATACCGACCAAGTGGTTTATCGGGCCTGAGGAGGATGAATGCTACTGGCCACCAGCAAGGATGAACATGGCAAAGGCGGTCATAGAGCAACAGGACCCTCACACTGACTGGGCGACATACAAGTTGACTGTCAAGAGAAAAGTCG CAACGTATGAAATTGCCCGCACAAAATTAGTCGAGTATGAACAGAACACAGATGTACCAACCGAATCTGATTCTACAGAGAATATGGGAAGGGGGAAGCGCAAAAAGAG ACGAGTGATTTTGTACAGTGACGATGAGGATGATGTCAATTGGTCCGGCAGCCAAATCAGGCCTACACCTCCATCCACCCTCAG GTCTGTGCTGACACCTCCACCGCCTCCATCCACCCTCAGGTCTGTGCTGACACCTCCACCGCCTCCATCCACCCTCAGGTCTGTGCTGACACCTCCACCGCCTCCATCCACCCTCAGGTCTGTGCTGACACCTCCACCGCCTCCATCCACCCTCAGGTCTGTGCTGACACCTCCACCGCCTCCATCCACCCTCAGGTCTGTGCTGACACCTGCACCGCCTCCATCCACCCTCAGTTCTTCACCATCATCTGCTAGGCCGACACTTCCACCACCTCTGGGTAACCTGAGATGGCCTGATGTTTCAACCCATCACCACGTCACCATGTCACCAGAAACCTCTCAAAGACAAATCAGGGGCAACATGTTTGTTCGCATCTTAACACTGATTGAGGAGATGAAAGAGACACAAAAAATCCAGGGGAGGATGTTACAAACGCTTCTACAACAGCGTGGCAACATCGGCACCACCTTCTCTTCTACCCCCGAGGGTTTCCCCCTAAAGACAGTTAGGGATGTGGAAATCATGGAAGAAAAACTGGCAAACCCAAACTTCATGTCCGAACTG GTTGCAGCTGTGACTGACATAGGAGGGGGGACTGTTGACGAGGCCACAAAAAGGATGATGACTTTTCTCCTAGACCATGGCCTATCCAGGCAGTATAACTTTGTGGGCCGAAATGGGAAGAGAGAGTTCAAGGCCTTAAAACTGTATGAAGTAATATATG GAGGCTTAAAGAAAAACGCCATGACCAGCCAAATCACCCGTAAAGATGCCGAGAAGGCGGTCTCCAAGTGGCTCATTGGTGCTAGGGACCGGGGGGGTAATAGACAGGCCCGACAGTCAACCCCTCAACAAGGACTTCAGGCTTCAGGCTCGTTTGAGGTGGAAAGAAACTAA
- the LOC113107408 gene encoding uncharacterized protein LOC113107408 isoform X2 encodes MLPFAIVEFINSGGLAVIPTKWFIGPEEDECYWPPARMNMAKAVIEQQDPHTDWATYKLTVKRKVATYEIARTKLVEYEQNTDVPTESDSTENMGRGKRKKRRVILYSDDEDDVNWSGSQIRPTPPSTLRSVLTPPPPPSTLRSVLTPPPPPSTLRSVLTPPPPPSTLRSVLTPPPPPSTLRSVLTPPPPPSTLSSSPSSARPTLPPPLGNLRWPDVSTHHHVTMSPETSQRQIRGNMFVRILTLIEEMKETQKIQGRMLQTLLQQRGNIGTTFSSTPEGFPLKTVRDVEIMEEKLANPNFMSELVAAVTDIGGGTVDEATKRMMTFLLDHGLSRQYNFVGRNGKREFKALKLYEVIYGGLKKNAMTSQITRKDAEKAVSKWLIGARDRGGNRQARQSTPQQGLQASGSFEVERN; translated from the exons aTGTTACCTTTCGCGatagttgaatttataaataGTGGAGGATTGGCAGTTATACCGACCAAGTGGTTTATCGGGCCTGAGGAGGATGAATGCTACTGGCCACCAGCAAGGATGAACATGGCAAAGGCGGTCATAGAGCAACAGGACCCTCACACTGACTGGGCGACATACAAGTTGACTGTCAAGAGAAAAGTCG CAACGTATGAAATTGCCCGCACAAAATTAGTCGAGTATGAACAGAACACAGATGTACCAACCGAATCTGATTCTACAGAGAATATGGGAAGGGGGAAGCGCAAAAAGAG ACGAGTGATTTTGTACAGTGACGATGAGGATGATGTCAATTGGTCCGGCAGCCAAATCAGGCCTACACCTCCATCCACCCTCAG GTCTGTGCTGACACCTCCACCGCCTCCATCCACCCTCAGGTCTGTGCTGACACCTCCACCGCCTCCATCCACCCTCAGGTCTGTGCTGACACCTCCACCGCCTCCATCCACCCTCAGGTCTGTGCTGACACCTCCACCGCCTCCATCCACCCTCAGGTCTGTGCTGACACCTCCACCGCCTCCATCCACCCTCAG TTCTTCACCATCATCTGCTAGGCCGACACTTCCACCACCTCTGGGTAACCTGAGATGGCCTGATGTTTCAACCCATCACCACGTCACCATGTCACCAGAAACCTCTCAAAGACAAATCAGGGGCAACATGTTTGTTCGCATCTTAACACTGATTGAGGAGATGAAAGAGACACAAAAAATCCAGGGGAGGATGTTACAAACGCTTCTACAACAGCGTGGCAACATCGGCACCACCTTCTCTTCTACCCCCGAGGGTTTCCCCCTAAAGACAGTTAGGGATGTGGAAATCATGGAAGAAAAACTGGCAAACCCAAACTTCATGTCCGAACTG GTTGCAGCTGTGACTGACATAGGAGGGGGGACTGTTGACGAGGCCACAAAAAGGATGATGACTTTTCTCCTAGACCATGGCCTATCCAGGCAGTATAACTTTGTGGGCCGAAATGGGAAGAGAGAGTTCAAGGCCTTAAAACTGTATGAAGTAATATATG GAGGCTTAAAGAAAAACGCCATGACCAGCCAAATCACCCGTAAAGATGCCGAGAAGGCGGTCTCCAAGTGGCTCATTGGTGCTAGGGACCGGGGGGGTAATAGACAGGCCCGACAGTCAACCCCTCAACAAGGACTTCAGGCTTCAGGCTCGTTTGAGGTGGAAAGAAACTAA
- the LOC113107409 gene encoding uncharacterized protein LOC113107409 codes for MKLLEAADVREEPAAKKKGQLTDLPNDLKLWNERKIEHLQSVINQLREENMNLNKENERLKNEILKKIPPLLLATEHLLQEPMKSNADAPDMFMMSKTPSHVPLSHTPKPVESNADVLDVPKAASNASLSAKCSSDANYVELAHGTGIKILKHQWTSALQAQTATSMVRVLLMAAFPLEVLIHSNLKGGKSKTDGSAERRHALDKETMGAIFVAVKKRFPNVSRGALGIAVNSKLGELRLLEKKKELILLLFFCCCFLIYSMFLT; via the exons ATGAAACTCCTAGAGGCCGCAGATGTGAGAGAGGAACCAGCAGCTAAGAAAAAG GGACAGCTCACAGACCTACCAAATGATCTGAAGTTGTGGAATGAAAGAAAAATTGAACATCTACAGAGTGTGATAAATCAGCTGAGAGAAGAGaacatgaatttaaataaagaaaatgagaggctgaaaaatgaaatacttaaaa AAATCCCACCTCTCCTTCTGGCTACAGAGCACTTACTACAGGAG CCCATGAAATCAAATGCAGATGCCCCTGAC ATGTTCATGATGTCAAAGACTCCATCTCATGTTCCCCTCTCACATACTCCTAAA CCTGTGGAATCAAATGCAGATGTCCTTGAT GTGCCGAAGGCTGCATCCAATGCTTCTCTGTCTGCTAAA tgttccaGTGATGCTAATTAT GTGGAGTTAGCACATGGCACGGGCATAAAAATCCTCAAGCATCAATGGACTTCTGCCCTGCAGGCCCAAACAGCCACTTCAATGGTGCGTGTTCTTTTAATGGCCGCCTTCCCACTAGAAGTTCTGATCCACAGCAATTTGAAAG GGGGAAAGAGTAAAACTGATGGTAGTGCAGAGAGAAGACATGCCCTTGACAAGGAAACCATGGGAGCCATATTTG TGGCAGTCAAGAAGAGGTTTCCCAATGTGTCCAGAGGAGCTTTGGGTATTGCAGTGAATTCCAAGCTGGGGGAACTGAgactgcttgaaaaaaaaaaggagctaattttgttattgtttttttgctGCTGTTTTTTAATTTATAGCATGTTCCTTACTTGA